From one Rhodothermales bacterium genomic stretch:
- a CDS encoding ABC transporter ATP-binding protein, producing the protein MSRPVSVRQSIPSLFRTIRHFWPYMSQHRMLIAGSMTALLAGVALRALEPWPIKIVFDEVLGMGSGSGATTDLSPLSLLALAGGALVVILTLRAITTYANKVGFALIGNRALTQIRADLYEHIQCLSLSFHTSARRGDLIVRMTGDIGRLKEVTTTALMPLVASVLIVVVMASLMMWVNWRL; encoded by the coding sequence ATGAGTCGCCCCGTATCGGTCCGACAATCGATTCCGAGTCTGTTTCGTACGATCCGGCATTTCTGGCCCTATATGAGCCAGCACAGGATGCTGATCGCCGGATCAATGACGGCCCTGCTTGCAGGCGTCGCGCTGCGGGCTCTCGAGCCGTGGCCAATCAAGATCGTCTTCGATGAGGTGCTCGGCATGGGTTCGGGCAGTGGTGCCACGACCGACCTGTCGCCACTGTCGTTGCTCGCTCTGGCCGGTGGTGCGCTGGTCGTGATACTGACGCTACGGGCCATAACGACCTATGCGAACAAGGTAGGATTCGCACTGATCGGGAATCGAGCCCTGACGCAGATCCGAGCGGATCTCTACGAGCACATCCAGTGCCTGTCCCTGTCGTTTCATACCTCGGCGCGACGTGGCGATCTGATCGTACGCATGACGGGCGATATCGGCCGACTGAAAGAGGTTACAACCACGGCGCTGATGCCGCTCGTGGCCAGCGTGCTGATCGTTGTGGTCATGGCGTCACTCATGATGTGGGTCAACTGGCGTCT
- a CDS encoding glycosyltransferase family 4 protein, with protein sequence MRVAFVSSDPGVPVFGSKGCSVHVQEMLRFFLREAGAEVSLYTSRTGGEAPAEFGEVVVRPTEIAGGTHRNRELQLVELNREVELLLERDGPFDLVYERYALFGHAGMTYALRASIPGVLEVNAPLIGEQQRHRQLVHATEAEHNSRMAFDAASSIVAVSDGVKEYVESLCSSPHKIHVVPNGVDPGRFRPDATATLPRKPGAFTVGFVGSLKPWHGLQDLVEAFRILRRDVPEARLLVVGDGPERTSVEVALTDADLSDAAHFTGAVSHADVPGWLASMDVAVGPYPQETNCYFSPLKIFEYMAAGLPVVATSTGQIPQIVDDGETGILTRPGRPDELACALQRLYRDGALAASMSRTARERAVSRHTWSAAGHRILEIAGLAVDSSEVIA encoded by the coding sequence ATGAGAGTTGCCTTTGTCTCGTCAGATCCCGGCGTGCCCGTCTTCGGATCGAAGGGATGCTCCGTCCACGTGCAGGAGATGCTACGGTTCTTTCTGCGTGAGGCCGGGGCCGAGGTCTCGCTATACACGTCCCGCACGGGCGGAGAGGCGCCGGCGGAATTCGGTGAAGTCGTCGTACGTCCGACAGAAATTGCGGGCGGCACCCACAGGAATCGCGAGCTCCAACTTGTGGAGCTGAACCGGGAGGTGGAATTGCTGCTCGAACGCGACGGCCCGTTCGATCTGGTTTACGAGCGCTACGCACTTTTCGGCCATGCAGGGATGACATACGCCCTGCGCGCCTCCATCCCCGGCGTGCTGGAAGTGAACGCCCCGCTGATCGGCGAACAGCAACGCCACCGGCAGCTTGTGCACGCAACGGAGGCGGAGCACAATTCTCGGATGGCATTTGACGCGGCGTCATCGATCGTCGCCGTGTCGGATGGCGTGAAGGAATATGTGGAGTCGCTGTGCAGCTCGCCCCACAAAATCCACGTGGTCCCCAACGGTGTCGACCCCGGCAGATTCAGACCGGATGCGACGGCGACGCTTCCCCGCAAGCCGGGTGCGTTCACCGTCGGTTTCGTCGGAAGCCTGAAACCATGGCATGGTCTTCAGGATCTCGTCGAGGCCTTCCGGATACTCAGACGCGACGTGCCCGAAGCAAGGCTGCTTGTCGTAGGTGATGGGCCGGAGCGCACGTCTGTCGAAGTGGCGCTCACGGACGCGGATCTGTCCGATGCTGCACACTTCACCGGGGCCGTTTCTCACGCCGACGTACCCGGGTGGCTTGCATCCATGGATGTTGCGGTCGGGCCGTACCCGCAGGAGACGAACTGCTACTTCTCACCGCTCAAGATCTTCGAATACATGGCTGCCGGACTGCCGGTAGTCGCCACGTCGACGGGTCAGATTCCGCAGATCGTAGATGACGGCGAGACGGGCATTCTGACTCGGCCCGGACGACCGGACGAACTCGCGTGTGCTCTTCAACGACTATATCGCGACGGAGCACTTGCGGCCTCTATGTCGCGCACGGCGCGGGAGCGGGCGGTGTCGAGACACACGTGGTCCGCGGCGGGTCATCGAATTCTTGAGATCGCCGGCCTCGCTGTCGACTCCTCGGAGGTGATTGCATGA
- a CDS encoding glycosyltransferase family 4 protein has protein sequence MGTVGYVVKRYPRYSETFIVNEILAHERAGLDLAIFALRPSVDTHFQSIVSEVRAPVCYLDTPGRTTEFWSRIAGLSSRFPRMWEELAAGRRMHARDVYQAVNLVERATEAGVTHLHAHFATSAADVARLASRISGIPFTFTAHAKDIFHEDVDTVALEQKLTDADSVVTVSDYNRSYLGRHYGHAASRVRRIYNGLDVNEFRFSLPQKRRRKILGIGRLVEKKGFDVLIRACAVLQRTGSSFECQIVGDGDQKPALEQLIRDLDIGDVVTLAGPRPRTEVIDLVQESAVFAAPCVVGSDGNQDGLPTVLLESMALGTPCVSTDVTGIPEVLRHGETGLMVAQHDANGLADAMARLLENADLSCRLAAKARALIESEFDITRNSAKMRSLFRTNAVDPATAPGLLSLGRVA, from the coding sequence ATGGGAACCGTCGGCTACGTTGTCAAACGCTATCCACGATACTCGGAGACGTTCATCGTCAACGAGATACTCGCCCACGAGAGAGCGGGCCTCGACCTGGCAATCTTCGCCTTGCGCCCGTCGGTCGATACGCATTTTCAGAGCATCGTGTCTGAAGTTCGTGCGCCGGTGTGTTATCTCGACACCCCCGGTCGAACAACGGAATTCTGGAGCCGGATCGCAGGGCTTTCGAGTCGCTTCCCCCGGATGTGGGAAGAGCTCGCAGCCGGTCGCAGAATGCACGCCCGCGACGTGTACCAGGCGGTAAACCTCGTGGAGCGGGCGACCGAAGCGGGTGTTACCCATTTGCACGCCCACTTCGCTACGTCGGCAGCCGATGTGGCCCGGCTGGCGAGTCGCATTTCGGGAATCCCGTTCACGTTCACGGCGCACGCAAAAGATATCTTTCACGAGGACGTGGATACGGTGGCCCTGGAGCAAAAACTGACGGACGCGGACTCGGTCGTGACGGTGAGCGACTACAATCGTAGCTACCTTGGTCGTCACTACGGTCATGCCGCCTCGCGTGTCCGGCGCATCTATAATGGGTTGGACGTCAACGAGTTTCGCTTCTCGCTACCGCAGAAGAGACGGCGGAAGATTCTCGGAATCGGCCGCCTCGTCGAGAAGAAGGGGTTCGACGTTCTGATACGAGCGTGTGCCGTATTGCAGCGCACCGGCTCGTCGTTTGAATGTCAGATCGTTGGCGACGGCGATCAGAAACCGGCACTCGAGCAGTTGATCCGGGATCTGGATATTGGAGATGTAGTGACGCTGGCTGGCCCCAGGCCGAGAACCGAGGTCATCGATCTCGTTCAGGAATCGGCTGTGTTCGCAGCGCCGTGTGTAGTCGGATCCGACGGTAACCAGGACGGACTTCCGACGGTCCTTCTCGAATCGATGGCGCTCGGAACACCCTGCGTGTCTACGGACGTGACGGGAATTCCGGAAGTCCTGCGCCACGGTGAGACCGGTCTCATGGTCGCGCAGCACGATGCGAACGGTCTGGCAGACGCGATGGCGAGGCTGCTCGAAAATGCGGATCTGAGCTGCCGACTGGCGGCGAAGGCGCGGGCGCTCATCGAATCGGAGTTCGACATTACGCGCAACTCGGCGAAGATGCGGTCGCTGTTTCGCACCAATGCGGTCGACCCTGCAACGGCGCCCGGACTTTTGTCGCTGGGGAGGGTCGCATGA
- a CDS encoding glycosyltransferase, producing the protein MSIERRVSRVAVSTSERLRVALYSHDTCGLGHFRRNLVIARALRAHLGANVLLLSGIREAGSFPVEKGIDTLHLPALTKIDNLNYRPRRLEVGLERLVRLRSETLYAALMAFRPDAFIVDNVPRGAVGELEKSLRTLRSGGHTYTVLGLRDVLDAPENVQREWLKPENLAAIRDLYDSVWVYGDPQVYDVANEYDFPEDIRRSIRFTGYLHPLADREPLDSTLVRAGEEPDICVVGGGHDGEELATVFADACAVDHRPGMVLSGPFMGESATRRLAEHPEISVRRFVPDPIPLYHGARSIVSMGGYNTVMELIALGQRALIVPRVSPRQEQLVRATALSERGLVDLLHPDELSPERIADWLRAEHQTHTGAPASLNMDGLSAIVQNLRHLVDRYQADTALAG; encoded by the coding sequence ATGAGTATCGAACGCCGAGTCAGCCGCGTCGCGGTCAGCACGAGCGAGCGTCTTCGAGTTGCGCTCTATTCCCACGACACATGCGGGCTTGGTCACTTTCGACGAAACCTTGTCATCGCCCGTGCGCTGCGTGCGCATCTCGGGGCTAACGTTCTGCTCCTGTCGGGTATCCGCGAAGCCGGCTCGTTCCCGGTCGAAAAGGGCATCGACACGCTGCACCTGCCCGCCCTCACGAAAATCGATAACCTGAACTACCGACCGCGTCGGCTTGAAGTGGGCCTCGAGCGTCTCGTGCGGCTCCGGTCGGAGACCTTGTACGCTGCGCTCATGGCGTTCAGACCGGACGCGTTCATTGTCGACAACGTGCCGCGAGGGGCGGTTGGCGAACTGGAGAAATCGCTGCGCACCCTCCGCTCCGGGGGACATACGTATACCGTTCTGGGTCTGCGGGACGTGCTGGATGCTCCCGAAAACGTCCAGCGGGAATGGCTGAAGCCCGAGAACCTTGCGGCGATTCGAGATCTCTACGATTCCGTCTGGGTCTATGGCGATCCGCAGGTATACGACGTGGCCAACGAGTACGATTTTCCGGAGGACATTCGGCGGAGCATTCGATTCACCGGTTACCTGCATCCATTGGCGGACCGCGAGCCGTTGGACAGCACGCTGGTTCGCGCAGGAGAGGAGCCGGATATCTGCGTGGTAGGCGGCGGTCACGACGGAGAAGAGCTCGCTACGGTATTCGCGGACGCATGCGCGGTCGATCATCGGCCAGGGATGGTTCTGTCCGGACCATTCATGGGAGAGTCCGCAACTCGCCGACTTGCAGAGCATCCAGAGATTTCGGTGCGACGGTTCGTGCCTGACCCGATACCGCTTTACCACGGTGCACGAAGCATCGTGTCGATGGGTGGCTACAACACCGTAATGGAGTTGATCGCTCTGGGTCAGCGCGCGCTCATCGTGCCGCGCGTGTCGCCGCGGCAAGAGCAGCTCGTGAGGGCCACGGCTCTCAGCGAACGTGGACTCGTGGACCTACTTCATCCGGACGAACTGAGCCCCGAGCGCATCGCTGACTGGCTGCGTGCCGAGCATCAGACTCACACCGGTGCCCCCGCATCTCTCAATATGGACGGTCTCTCTGCAATCGTACAGAACCTCCGGCATCTCGTAGATCGATACCAGGCCGACACCGCACTCGCCGGATAA